The Oscillospiraceae bacterium genome has a segment encoding these proteins:
- a CDS encoding exodeoxyribonuclease III gives MKCISWNVNGLRACMGKGFADFFAAANADLFCLQETKLQAGQIDFAPPGYHAYWNYAEKKGYSGTAIFSKQEPLRVQYGMGKEEHDREGRLITLEFPEFYFATVYVPNSQRELTRLDYRMQWEDDFLAYLQTLDQNKPVIFCGDLNVAHREIDLKNPKTNHKNAGFTDEERGKMTALLGSGFTDTFRYFYPDATGVYSWWSYMFHAREKNAGWRIDYFITSDRLQPKLRDAKIHTDIFGSDHCPIELDIDL, from the coding sequence ATGAAATGTATCAGCTGGAATGTAAACGGCCTGCGGGCCTGTATGGGCAAGGGCTTTGCCGACTTTTTTGCTGCGGCAAACGCGGACCTGTTTTGCCTGCAAGAGACCAAGCTGCAAGCGGGACAGATTGACTTTGCGCCTCCGGGCTACCACGCCTACTGGAACTATGCGGAGAAAAAGGGCTACTCCGGCACCGCCATCTTCTCCAAGCAGGAGCCGCTGCGGGTGCAGTACGGCATGGGCAAGGAGGAGCATGACCGGGAGGGGCGACTGATCACCCTGGAATTTCCTGAATTCTACTTTGCCACCGTATATGTGCCCAATTCTCAGCGAGAGTTAACCCGGCTGGACTACCGTATGCAGTGGGAGGACGACTTTCTTGCTTATCTGCAAACCCTGGATCAAAATAAACCAGTGATCTTCTGTGGCGACTTGAATGTGGCCCACCGGGAGATCGACCTGAAAAATCCAAAGACCAACCACAAAAACGCCGGTTTTACCGATGAAGAGCGAGGCAAAATGACCGCCCTGCTGGGTAGCGGATTTACCGATACTTTCCGCTACTTTTACCCGGATGCCACCGGCGTATACAGCTGGTGGAGCTATATGTTCCACGCCAGAGAGAAAAACGCCGGTTGGCGTATTGACTACTTTATCACCTCTGACCGGCTGCAACCTAAATTACGGGACGCCAAGATCCACACAGATATTTTTGGCAGCGACCACTGTCCCATTGAGCTGGACATCGACCTGTAA
- a CDS encoding ATP-binding cassette domain-containing protein translates to MLDVKNVSKTFAKGTVNEHIALEKINLHLDRGEFLTIVGSNGAGKSTLFNLICGTFMQDSGTVTLDGQDISFLPEHRRAKLIGRVFQDPMKGTAPNMTIEENLALAYTRAHSSGLALALSKKKSNFFREQVSRFNMGLEDRMKTKIGLLSGGQRQVVTLLMCTICTPKLLLLDEHTAALDPVTAKKVMDITNEIVAENNITTMMITHNMSSALATGDRTIMMDSGRIIIDLDKEQKAHMTVSDLLALYREKETKEFDTDRILLQKEEPTQ, encoded by the coding sequence ATGCTTGATGTAAAGAATGTTTCCAAGACCTTTGCCAAGGGCACCGTCAATGAACACATTGCCCTGGAGAAGATCAATTTGCACCTGGATCGGGGCGAATTTCTCACCATTGTTGGCTCCAACGGCGCCGGCAAATCCACCCTGTTTAACCTGATCTGCGGCACCTTTATGCAGGACAGCGGCACCGTTACACTGGACGGGCAGGATATTTCCTTTCTGCCGGAACACAGGCGTGCCAAGTTGATCGGCCGGGTGTTCCAGGACCCGATGAAGGGCACCGCACCGAATATGACCATTGAGGAAAACCTGGCGCTGGCCTACACCCGCGCCCACTCCAGCGGGCTGGCGCTGGCTCTGTCTAAGAAAAAGAGCAACTTTTTCCGGGAGCAGGTGTCTCGCTTTAATATGGGGCTGGAGGACCGAATGAAAACCAAGATCGGTCTGCTGTCCGGTGGGCAGCGGCAAGTGGTCACCTTGCTGATGTGCACCATCTGCACCCCCAAGCTGCTGCTCTTAGACGAACACACCGCCGCACTGGATCCGGTCACCGCCAAAAAGGTGATGGACATTACCAACGAGATCGTGGCAGAAAACAACATCACCACCATGATGATCACCCACAATATGTCCTCTGCGCTGGCCACCGGCGACCGCACCATTATGATGGACAGCGGCCGAATCATCATTGACCTGGACAAGGAGCAAAAGGCCCATATGACCGTGTCGGACCTGCTGGCACTATATCGGGAAAAAGAGACCAAAGAGTTTGACACCGACCGCATTTTGCTGCAAAAAGAGGAGCCGACCCAATGA
- a CDS encoding ABC transporter permease: protein MLYLTALQEGLLYGLLALGVYISLRVLDIPDLTTEGSFGFGSALAAVLAAGGHTYLSLPIAFLGGMAAGLITGLLQTKLQVHPVLAGIITMSGLYSVNLIVRGGPNLSIGAANLFKQFYKALHLTGDQRKVAGALLALAICLVVTLLLIVFFKTHVGLCIRATGDNQDMVRASSINVDATLILGLCISNGLIGLAGALVTHYVGYSDTSTSNGTLIYGLAAVIIGEALFGKRGVTVGLISAVCGSVIYKLIVTFVVDIELFGTNSANLMKLMCAVIVAATFIIPAAKRTARNRKVKKEARRNA from the coding sequence ATGCTTTATCTCACTGCCCTGCAAGAGGGCTTACTGTACGGATTGTTGGCGCTGGGCGTTTACATCAGCCTGCGGGTGCTGGACATTCCTGACCTGACCACCGAGGGCAGCTTCGGTTTTGGCTCTGCACTGGCCGCCGTTTTGGCTGCCGGGGGCCACACCTATCTGTCCCTGCCCATTGCCTTTTTAGGCGGCATGGCCGCCGGACTAATCACCGGGCTGCTGCAAACCAAGCTGCAAGTACACCCGGTACTGGCCGGTATCATCACGATGAGCGGACTGTACTCCGTTAACTTGATTGTTCGGGGCGGCCCCAACCTGTCCATCGGCGCCGCCAATCTGTTTAAGCAGTTCTATAAGGCGCTGCACCTGACCGGCGATCAGCGCAAGGTGGCCGGTGCGCTGCTGGCGCTGGCGATCTGCCTGGTAGTGACCCTGCTGCTGATTGTATTCTTTAAGACCCATGTGGGCCTGTGTATCCGCGCTACCGGCGACAATCAGGATATGGTGCGCGCCTCCTCCATCAATGTGGACGCCACTCTGATCCTGGGGCTGTGCATCAGCAACGGACTGATCGGTCTGGCAGGCGCACTGGTGACCCATTATGTAGGTTACAGCGACACCTCCACCAGCAACGGCACGCTGATCTACGGCCTGGCCGCTGTCATTATCGGCGAGGCGCTGTTTGGCAAGCGGGGCGTCACCGTGGGGCTGATCTCCGCCGTGTGCGGCTCCGTGATCTACAAACTGATCGTCACCTTTGTGGTGGATATTGAGCTGTTTGGCACCAACAGCGCCAATTTGATGAAGCTGATGTGCGCCGTGATCGTGGCTGCCACCTTTATTATCCCGGCTGCCAAGCGCACCGCCCGGAACCGCAAAGTAAAGAAGGAGGCCCGCCGCAATGCTTGA